The Odocoileus virginianus isolate 20LAN1187 ecotype Illinois chromosome 12, Ovbor_1.2, whole genome shotgun sequence genome has a segment encoding these proteins:
- the LOC139037762 gene encoding lysine-specific demethylase 5C-like isoform X1 has product MEPGSDDFLPPPECPVFEPSWAEFRDPLGYIARIRPIAEKSGICKIRPPADWQPPFAVEVDNFRFTPRIQRLNELEAQTRVKLNYLDQIAKFWEIQGSSLKIPNVERRILDLSSLSKIVVEEGGYEAICKDRRWARVAQRLNYPPGKNIGSLLRSHYERIVYPYEMYQSGANLVQCNTRPFDNEEKDKEYKPHSIPLRQSVQPSKFNSYGRRAKRLQPDPEPTEEDIEKNPELKKLQIYGAGPKMMGLGLMAKDKTLRKKAKEGPECPPTVVVKEESGGDMKVESTSPKTFLESKEELSHSPEPCTKMTMRLRRNHSNAQFIESYVCRMCSRGDEDDKLLLCDGCDDNYHIFCLLPPLPEIPKGVWRCPKCVMAECKRPPEAFGFEQATREYTLQSFGEMADSFKADYFNMPVHMVPTELVEKEFWRLVNSIEEDVTVEYGADIHSKEFGSGFPVSDSKRHLTPEEEEYATSGWNLNVMPVLEQSVLCHINADISGMKVPWLYVGMVFSAFCWHIEDHWSYSINYLHWGEPKTWYGVPSLAAEHLEEVMKKLTPELFDSQPDLLHQLVTLMNPNTLMSHGVPVVRTNQCAGEFVITFPRAYHSGFNQGYNFAEAVNFCTADWLPAGRQCIEHYRRLRRYCVFSHEELICKMAACPEKLDLNLAAAVHKEMFIMVQEERRLRKALLEKGITEAEREAFELLPDDERQCIKCKTTCFLSALACYDCPDGLVCLSHINDLCKCSSSRQYLRYRYTLDELPAMLHKLKVRAESFDTWANKVRVALEVEDGRKRSLEELRALESEARERRFPNSELLQRLKNCLSEAEACVSRALGLVSGQEAGPHRMAGLQMTLAELRAFLEQMNNLPCAMHQIGDVKGILEQVEAYQAEACEALASLPSSPGLLQSLLERGRQLGVEVPEAQQLQRQVEQAQWLDEVKRTLAPSARRGTLAVMRGLLVAGASVAPSPVVDKAQAELQELLTIAERWEEKAHLCLEARQKHPPATLEAIIHEAENIPVHLPNIQALKEALAKARAWIADVDEIQNGDHYPCLDDLEGLVAVGRDLPVGLEELRQLELQVLTAHSWREKASKTFLKNSCYTLLEVLCPCADAGSDSTKRSRWMEKELGLYKSDTELLGLSAQDLRDPGSVIVAFKEGEQKEKEGILQLRRTNSTKPSPLASSTTASSATSICVCGQVPAGVGALQCDLCQDWFHGRCVSVPRLLSSLRPSPTPSPLLAWWEWDTKFLCPLCMRSRRPRLETILALLVALQRLPVRLPEGEALQCLTERAISWQGRARQALASEDVTALLGRLAELRQRLQAEPRPEEPPTYPSAPASDPLREGSGKDMPKVQGLLENGDSMTSPEKVAPGEGSDLELLSSLLPQLTGPVLELPEATRAPLEELMLEGDLLEVTLDENQSIWQLLQAGQPPDVERIRTLLELEKAERHGSRARGRALERRRRRKADRGGEGDDPAREELEPKRVRSSGPEAEEAPEEEELEEETGGEGPPPPLPTTDSPSAQENGLEPALGASSGSSGPFPTLTPLCPAHSSRLSNSCDSG; this is encoded by the coding sequence ATGGAGCCGGGGTCTGACGACTTCCTACCGCCGCCGGAGTGCCCGGTGTTCGAGCCTAGCTGGGCGGAGTTCCGAGACCCTCTTGGCTACATTGCGAGAATCAGGCCCATCGCCGAGAAGTCTGGCATTTGCAAGATCCGCCCACCCGCGGACTGGCAGCCACCCTTTGCTGTTGAAGTGGACAACTTCAGGTTTACTCCCCGAATCCAGAGGCTGAATGAACTAGAGGCCCAGACGAGAGTGAAACTGAACTACTTGGATCAGATTGCCAAATTCTGGGAAATCCAGGGCTCTTCCTTAAAGATTCCCAATGTAGAACGGCGGATCTTGGACCTCTCCAGCCTCAGCAAAATCGTGGTGGAGGAAGGTGGCTATGAAGCCATCTGCAAGGACCGTCGATGGGCTCGGGTGGCCCAGCGCCTCAACTACCCACCAGGCAAAAACATTGGCTCCCTGCTGCGCTCCCACTATGAACGCATCGTTTACCCCTATGAGATGTACCAGTCTGGAGCCAACCTGGTGCAGTGCAACACACGTCCATTTGATAATGAGGAGAAAGACAAGGAATATAAACCTCACAGTATCCCCCTTCGACAGTCTGTGCAGCCCTCCAAGTTCAACAGCTATGGTCGGCGAGCCAAGAGACTGCAGCCTGATCCGGAACCCACAGAGGAAGACATTGAAAAGAATCCTGAGCTAAAGAAGCTTCAGATCTATGGGGCAGGCCCCAAGATGATGGGCCTAGGCCTCATGGCCAAGGATAAGACTCTGCGGAAGAAAGCTAAGGAAGGGCCCGAGTGTCCCCCTACTGTAGTGGTGAAGGAGGAGTCAGGCGGGGACATGAAGGTGGAGTCAACCTCACCCAAGACCTTCCTGGAGAGCAAGGAGGAGCTGAGTCACAGCCCAGAGCCCTGCACCAAGATGACCATGAGGCTCAGGAGGAACCACAGCAATGCCCAGTTTATTGAGTCATATGTGTGCCGAATGTGTTCCCGAGGGGATGAAGATGACAAGCTCCTGCTGTGTGATGGCTGTGATGACAACTACCACATCTTCTGCTTGTTGCCTCCTTTGCCTGAGATTCCCAAGGGTGTCTGGCGGTGTCCAAAGTGTGTCATGGCGGAGTGTAAGCGCCCCCCTGAAGCCTTTGGCTTTGAGCAGGCTACCCGGGAATACACTCTGCAGAGCTTTGGCGAGATGGCTGACTCCTTTAAAGCCGATTACTTCAACATGCCTGTACACATGGTACCCACAGAACTTGTGGAGAAGGAATTCTGGCGGCTGGTGAATAGCATTGAGGAAGATGTAACTGTTGAGTATGGGGCTGACATCCATTCCAAAGAATTTGGTAGCGGGTTCCCCGTCAGTGACAGTAAGCGGCACCTAACCCCTGAGGAGGAGGAGTATGCTACGAGTGGTTGGAACCTGAATGTGATGCCAGTGTTGGAACAGTCTGTACTGTGCCACATCAATGCAGATATCTCTGGCATGAAGGTGCCCTGGCTCTATGTGGGCATGGTCTTCTCAGCcttttgttggcatattgaggaTCACTGGAGTTACTCCATTAACTACCTCCACTGGGGTGAGCCGAAGACCTGGTATGGGGTACCCTCACTTGCAGCAGAACATTTGGAAGAGGTGATGAAGAAGCTGACACCTGAGCTCTTTGATAGCCAGCCTGACCTTCTGCACCAGCTTGTTACCCTCATGAATCCCAACACCCTCATGTCCCATGGTGTGCCGGTTGTCCGTACAAACCAGTGTGCAGGAGAATTTGTCATTACCTTCCCTCGTGCTTACCACAGTGGCTTTAACCAAGGCTACAACTTTGCTGAGGCTGTCAACTTTTGCACTGCTGACTGGCTGCCAGCTGGTCGCCAGTGCATTGAGCACTACCGCCGACTCCGAAGATATTGTGTCTTCTCCCATGAGGAGCTCATCTGCAAGATGGCTGCTTGTCCAGAGAAGCTGGACCTGAACCTAGCAGCAGCTGTGCATAAGGAGATGTTCATCATGGTGCAGGAGGAGCGGCGTCTACGAAAGGccctgctggagaagggcatcACCGAAGCTGAGCGAGAAGCTTTTGAGCTGCTCCCGGATGATGAACGCCAGTGCATCAAGTGCAAGACCACGTGCTTTCTATCAGCCCTAGCCTGCTATGACTGCCCTGACGGCCTTGTCTGCCTTTCCCACATCAATGATCTCTGCAAGTGCTCCAGTAGCCGGCAGTACTTGAGGTATCGGTACACCTTGGATGAGCTCCCTGCCATGCTCCATAAGCTGAAGGTCCGGGCTGAGTCCTTTGACACGTGGGCCAACAAAGTGCGAGTGGCCCTGGAGGTGGAGGATGGGCGGAAGCGCAGCCTTGAAGAGCTGAGGGCACTAGAGTCAGAGGCCCGTGAGCGGAGGTTTCCTAACAGTGAGCTGCTGCAGCGACTAAAGAACTGTCTGAGTGAGGCAGAGGCTTGCGTGTCCCGGGCTCTGGGGCTGGTCAGCGGCCAGGAAGCTGGCCCCCACAGGATGGCTGGTCTGCAGATGACCCTTGCTGAGCTCCGGGCCTTTCTGGAGCAGATGAACAACTTGCCTTGTGCCATGCACCAGATTGGGGATGTCAAGGGTATTCTGGAACAGGTGGAAGCCTACCAAGCTGAGGCCTGTGAGGCTCTGGCCTCATTGCCGTCCAGTCCAGGGCTCCTGCAGTCCCTGCTGGAGAGAGGGCGGCAGCTTGGAGTGGAGGTACCTGAAGCCCAGCAGCTCCAGCGGCAGGTGGAACAGGCACAATGGCTGGATGAGGTTAAACGCACACTGGCCCCCTCAGCCCGAAGAGGCACCCTGGCTGTCATGCGGGGACTGTTGGTAGCAGGTGCCAGTGTGGCCCCTAGCCCTGTTGTGGACAAGGCCCAAGCCGAACTGCAGGAGCTACTGACCATTGCCGAACGCTGGGAGGAGAAGGCCCATCTCTGCCTGGAGGCCAGGCAGAAGCATCCACCAGCCACGCTTGAGGCCATAATTCATGAGGCAGAAAACATCCCTGTTCACCTGCCCAACATCCAGGCTCTCAAGGAGGCTCTTGCTAAGGCCCGGGCTTGGATTGCTGATGTGGACGAGATCCAAAATGGTGATCACTACCCCTGCCTGGATGACTTGGAGGGTCTGGTGGCTGTAGGCCGGGACCTACCTGTGGGGTTGGAGGAACTGAGACAGCTAGAGCTGCAGGTACTGACAGCGCACTCCTGGAgggagaaggcctccaagacctTCCTCAAGAATTCTTGCTACACTCTGCTGGAGGTGCTTTGCCCGTGTGCAGATGCCGGCTCAGACAGCACCAAGCGCAGCCGTTGGATGGAGAAGGAGCTGGGGTTGTACAAATCTGACACAGAGCTGCTGGGGCTATCTGCGCAGGacctcagggacccaggctctgTGATCGTGGCCTTCAAGGAGGGGgaacagaaggagaaggagggaatCCTGCAGCTACGTCGCACCAACTCCACCAAACCCAGCCCACTGGCATCATCGACCACAGCTTCCTCTGCAACctccatctgtgtgtgtgggCAGGTGCCAGCCGGGGTGGGAGCTCTGCAGTGTGACCTGTGTCAGGACTGGTTCCATGGGCGATGTGTGTCGGTACCCCGCCTCCTCAGTTCCCTAAGGCCCagtcccaccccatccccactgcTGGCCTGGTGGGAGTGGGACACCAAATTCTTGTGTCCGCTGTGCATGCGCTCACGGCGCCCACGCCTGGAGACCATCTTGGCACTGCTGGTAGCACTGCAGAGACTGCCTGTGCGGCTGCCTGAGGGTGAGGCCCTACAGTGCCTCACAGAGAGGGCCATCAGCTGGCAAGGCCGTGCAAGGCAGGCTCTGGCCTCTGAGGATGTGACTGCTCTGTTGGGACGGCTGGCTGAGCTTCGCCAGCGGCTGCAGGCTGAACCCAGGCCCGAGGAGCCCCCTACCTACCCTTCAGCCCCTGCCTCTGACCctctcagagaaggcagtggcaaggATATGCCTAAGGTGCAGGGGTTGCTAGAGAATGGAGACAGCATGACCAGTCCTGAGAAGGTAGCCCCGGGGGAGGGCTCAGACCTGGAGCTGCTGTCCTCGCTGTTGCCACAGTTGACTGGCCCTGTGTTGGAGCTGCCTGAGGCAACCCGGGCCCCCCTAGAGGAGCTCATGTTGGAGGGGGACTTGCTTGAGGTGACCCTGGATGAGAACCAGAGCATCTGGCAGCTGCTGCAGGCTGGGCAGCCTCCAGACGTGGAGCGGATCCGCACACTTCTGGAGCTGGAGAAGGCAGAGCGCCATGGGAGCCGAGCACGGGGCCGGGCACTggagaggcggcggcggcggaaaGCAGAtcggggtggggagggtgatGACCCAGCCCGAGAGGAGCTAGAGCCAAAGAGGGTACGGAGCTCAGGGCCAGAGGCCGAGGAGGCcccggaggaggaggagctggaggaggagactggtggtgagggcccacccccacccctgcccaccacTGACAGCCCCAGCGCCCAGGAGAATGGCTTGGAGCCTGCACTGGGGGCCAGTTCAGGCTCCTCGGGCCCTTTTCCCACTTTGACTCCCCTGTGCCCTGCTCACAGCAGCCGCCTCAGCAACAGCTGTGACAGTGGCTGA
- the LOC139037762 gene encoding lysine-specific demethylase 5C-like isoform X2, whose product MEPGSDDFLPPPECPVFEPSWAEFRDPLGYIARIRPIAEKSGICKIRPPADWQPPFAVEVDNFRFTPRIQRLNELEAQTRVKLNYLDQIAKFWEIQGSSLKIPNVERRILDLSSLSKIVVEEGGYEAICKDRRWARVAQRLNYPPGKNIGSLLRSHYERIVYPYEMYQSGANLVQCNTRPFDNEEKDKEYKPHSIPLRQSVQPSKFNSYGRRAKRLQPDPEPTEEDIEKNPELKKLQIYGAGPKMMGLGLMAKDKTLRKKAKEGPECPPTVVVKEESGGDMKVESTSPKTFLESKEELSHSPEPCTKMTMRLRRNHSNAQFIESYVCRMCSRGDEDDKLLLCDGCDDNYHIFCLLPPLPEIPKGVWRCPKCVMAECKRPPEAFGFEQATREYTLQSFGEMADSFKADYFNMPVHMVPTELVEKEFWRLVNSIEEDVTVEYGADIHSKEFGSGFPVSDSKRHLTPEEEEYATSGWNLNVMPVLEQSVLCHINADISGMKVPWLYVGMVFSAFCWHIEDHWSYSINYLHWGEPKTWYGVPSLAAEHLEEVMKKLTPELFDSQPDLLHQLVTLMNPNTLMSHGVPVVRTNQCAGEFVITFPRAYHSGFNQGYNFAEAVNFCTADWLPAGRQCIEHYRRLRRYCVFSHEELICKMAACPEKLDLNLAAAVHKEMFIMVQEERRLRKALLEKGITEAEREAFELLPDDERQCIKCKTTCFLSALACYDCPDGLVCLSHINDLCKCSSSRQYLRYRYTLDELPAMLHKLKVRAESFDTWANKVRVALEVEDGRKRSLEELRALESEARERRFPNSELLQRLKNCLSEAEACVSRALGLVSGQEAGPHRMAGLQMTLAELRAFLEQMNNLPCAMHQIGDVKGILEQVEAYQAEACEALASLPSSPGLLQSLLERGRQLGVEVPEAQQLQRQVEQAQWLDEVKRTLAPSARRGTLAVMRGLLVAGASVAPSPVVDKAQAELQELLTIAERWEEKAHLCLEARQKHPPATLEAIIHEAENIPVHLPNIQALKEALAKARAWIADVDEIQNGDHYPCLDDLEGLVAVGRDLPVGLEELRQLELQVLTAHSWREKASKTFLKNSCYTLLEVLCPCADAGSDSTKRSRWMEKELGLYKSDTELLGLSAQDLRDPGSVIVAFKEGEQKEKEGILQLRRTNSTKPSPLASSTTASSATSICVCGQVPAGVGALQCDLCQDWFHGRCVSVPRLLSSLRPSPTPSPLLAWWEWDTKFLCPLCMRSRRPRLETILALLVALQRLPVRLPEGEALQCLTERAISWQGRARQALASEDVTALLGRLAELRQRLQAEPRPEEPPTYPSAPASDPLREGSGKDMPKVQGLLENGDSMTSPEKVAPGEGSDLELLSSLLPQLTGPVLELPEATRAPLEELMLEGDLLEVTLDENQSIPESLDFYILTPRYCSDLSPWGLAPGVPLPGSL is encoded by the exons ATGGAGCCGGGGTCTGACGACTTCCTACCGCCGCCGGAGTGCCCGGTGTTCGAGCCTAGCTGGGCGGAGTTCCGAGACCCTCTTGGCTACATTGCGAGAATCAGGCCCATCGCCGAGAAGTCTGGCATTTGCAAGATCCGCCCACCCGCGGACTGGCAGCCACCCTTTGCTGTTGAAGTGGACAACTTCAGGTTTACTCCCCGAATCCAGAGGCTGAATGAACTAGAGGCCCAGACGAGAGTGAAACTGAACTACTTGGATCAGATTGCCAAATTCTGGGAAATCCAGGGCTCTTCCTTAAAGATTCCCAATGTAGAACGGCGGATCTTGGACCTCTCCAGCCTCAGCAAAATCGTGGTGGAGGAAGGTGGCTATGAAGCCATCTGCAAGGACCGTCGATGGGCTCGGGTGGCCCAGCGCCTCAACTACCCACCAGGCAAAAACATTGGCTCCCTGCTGCGCTCCCACTATGAACGCATCGTTTACCCCTATGAGATGTACCAGTCTGGAGCCAACCTGGTGCAGTGCAACACACGTCCATTTGATAATGAGGAGAAAGACAAGGAATATAAACCTCACAGTATCCCCCTTCGACAGTCTGTGCAGCCCTCCAAGTTCAACAGCTATGGTCGGCGAGCCAAGAGACTGCAGCCTGATCCGGAACCCACAGAGGAAGACATTGAAAAGAATCCTGAGCTAAAGAAGCTTCAGATCTATGGGGCAGGCCCCAAGATGATGGGCCTAGGCCTCATGGCCAAGGATAAGACTCTGCGGAAGAAAGCTAAGGAAGGGCCCGAGTGTCCCCCTACTGTAGTGGTGAAGGAGGAGTCAGGCGGGGACATGAAGGTGGAGTCAACCTCACCCAAGACCTTCCTGGAGAGCAAGGAGGAGCTGAGTCACAGCCCAGAGCCCTGCACCAAGATGACCATGAGGCTCAGGAGGAACCACAGCAATGCCCAGTTTATTGAGTCATATGTGTGCCGAATGTGTTCCCGAGGGGATGAAGATGACAAGCTCCTGCTGTGTGATGGCTGTGATGACAACTACCACATCTTCTGCTTGTTGCCTCCTTTGCCTGAGATTCCCAAGGGTGTCTGGCGGTGTCCAAAGTGTGTCATGGCGGAGTGTAAGCGCCCCCCTGAAGCCTTTGGCTTTGAGCAGGCTACCCGGGAATACACTCTGCAGAGCTTTGGCGAGATGGCTGACTCCTTTAAAGCCGATTACTTCAACATGCCTGTACACATGGTACCCACAGAACTTGTGGAGAAGGAATTCTGGCGGCTGGTGAATAGCATTGAGGAAGATGTAACTGTTGAGTATGGGGCTGACATCCATTCCAAAGAATTTGGTAGCGGGTTCCCCGTCAGTGACAGTAAGCGGCACCTAACCCCTGAGGAGGAGGAGTATGCTACGAGTGGTTGGAACCTGAATGTGATGCCAGTGTTGGAACAGTCTGTACTGTGCCACATCAATGCAGATATCTCTGGCATGAAGGTGCCCTGGCTCTATGTGGGCATGGTCTTCTCAGCcttttgttggcatattgaggaTCACTGGAGTTACTCCATTAACTACCTCCACTGGGGTGAGCCGAAGACCTGGTATGGGGTACCCTCACTTGCAGCAGAACATTTGGAAGAGGTGATGAAGAAGCTGACACCTGAGCTCTTTGATAGCCAGCCTGACCTTCTGCACCAGCTTGTTACCCTCATGAATCCCAACACCCTCATGTCCCATGGTGTGCCGGTTGTCCGTACAAACCAGTGTGCAGGAGAATTTGTCATTACCTTCCCTCGTGCTTACCACAGTGGCTTTAACCAAGGCTACAACTTTGCTGAGGCTGTCAACTTTTGCACTGCTGACTGGCTGCCAGCTGGTCGCCAGTGCATTGAGCACTACCGCCGACTCCGAAGATATTGTGTCTTCTCCCATGAGGAGCTCATCTGCAAGATGGCTGCTTGTCCAGAGAAGCTGGACCTGAACCTAGCAGCAGCTGTGCATAAGGAGATGTTCATCATGGTGCAGGAGGAGCGGCGTCTACGAAAGGccctgctggagaagggcatcACCGAAGCTGAGCGAGAAGCTTTTGAGCTGCTCCCGGATGATGAACGCCAGTGCATCAAGTGCAAGACCACGTGCTTTCTATCAGCCCTAGCCTGCTATGACTGCCCTGACGGCCTTGTCTGCCTTTCCCACATCAATGATCTCTGCAAGTGCTCCAGTAGCCGGCAGTACTTGAGGTATCGGTACACCTTGGATGAGCTCCCTGCCATGCTCCATAAGCTGAAGGTCCGGGCTGAGTCCTTTGACACGTGGGCCAACAAAGTGCGAGTGGCCCTGGAGGTGGAGGATGGGCGGAAGCGCAGCCTTGAAGAGCTGAGGGCACTAGAGTCAGAGGCCCGTGAGCGGAGGTTTCCTAACAGTGAGCTGCTGCAGCGACTAAAGAACTGTCTGAGTGAGGCAGAGGCTTGCGTGTCCCGGGCTCTGGGGCTGGTCAGCGGCCAGGAAGCTGGCCCCCACAGGATGGCTGGTCTGCAGATGACCCTTGCTGAGCTCCGGGCCTTTCTGGAGCAGATGAACAACTTGCCTTGTGCCATGCACCAGATTGGGGATGTCAAGGGTATTCTGGAACAGGTGGAAGCCTACCAAGCTGAGGCCTGTGAGGCTCTGGCCTCATTGCCGTCCAGTCCAGGGCTCCTGCAGTCCCTGCTGGAGAGAGGGCGGCAGCTTGGAGTGGAGGTACCTGAAGCCCAGCAGCTCCAGCGGCAGGTGGAACAGGCACAATGGCTGGATGAGGTTAAACGCACACTGGCCCCCTCAGCCCGAAGAGGCACCCTGGCTGTCATGCGGGGACTGTTGGTAGCAGGTGCCAGTGTGGCCCCTAGCCCTGTTGTGGACAAGGCCCAAGCCGAACTGCAGGAGCTACTGACCATTGCCGAACGCTGGGAGGAGAAGGCCCATCTCTGCCTGGAGGCCAGGCAGAAGCATCCACCAGCCACGCTTGAGGCCATAATTCATGAGGCAGAAAACATCCCTGTTCACCTGCCCAACATCCAGGCTCTCAAGGAGGCTCTTGCTAAGGCCCGGGCTTGGATTGCTGATGTGGACGAGATCCAAAATGGTGATCACTACCCCTGCCTGGATGACTTGGAGGGTCTGGTGGCTGTAGGCCGGGACCTACCTGTGGGGTTGGAGGAACTGAGACAGCTAGAGCTGCAGGTACTGACAGCGCACTCCTGGAgggagaaggcctccaagacctTCCTCAAGAATTCTTGCTACACTCTGCTGGAGGTGCTTTGCCCGTGTGCAGATGCCGGCTCAGACAGCACCAAGCGCAGCCGTTGGATGGAGAAGGAGCTGGGGTTGTACAAATCTGACACAGAGCTGCTGGGGCTATCTGCGCAGGacctcagggacccaggctctgTGATCGTGGCCTTCAAGGAGGGGgaacagaaggagaaggagggaatCCTGCAGCTACGTCGCACCAACTCCACCAAACCCAGCCCACTGGCATCATCGACCACAGCTTCCTCTGCAACctccatctgtgtgtgtgggCAGGTGCCAGCCGGGGTGGGAGCTCTGCAGTGTGACCTGTGTCAGGACTGGTTCCATGGGCGATGTGTGTCGGTACCCCGCCTCCTCAGTTCCCTAAGGCCCagtcccaccccatccccactgcTGGCCTGGTGGGAGTGGGACACCAAATTCTTGTGTCCGCTGTGCATGCGCTCACGGCGCCCACGCCTGGAGACCATCTTGGCACTGCTGGTAGCACTGCAGAGACTGCCTGTGCGGCTGCCTGAGGGTGAGGCCCTACAGTGCCTCACAGAGAGGGCCATCAGCTGGCAAGGCCGTGCAAGGCAGGCTCTGGCCTCTGAGGATGTGACTGCTCTGTTGGGACGGCTGGCTGAGCTTCGCCAGCGGCTGCAGGCTGAACCCAGGCCCGAGGAGCCCCCTACCTACCCTTCAGCCCCTGCCTCTGACCctctcagagaaggcagtggcaaggATATGCCTAAGGTGCAGGGGTTGCTAGAGAATGGAGACAGCATGACCAGTCCTGAGAAGGTAGCCCCGGGGGAGGGCTCAGACCTGGAGCTGCTGTCCTCGCTGTTGCCACAGTTGACTGGCCCTGTGTTGGAGCTGCCTGAGGCAACCCGGGCCCCCCTAGAGGAGCTCATGTTGGAGGGGGACTTGCTTGAGGTGACCCTGGATGAGAACCAGAGCAT ccctgaGTCCCTTGACTTTTACATTCTGACTCCAAGGTATTGTTCAGACCTCAGCCCCTGGGGGCTGGCCCCTGGAGTCCCCCTCCCTGGTAGCCTCTAA